Proteins encoded together in one Apus apus isolate bApuApu2 chromosome Z, bApuApu2.pri.cur, whole genome shotgun sequence window:
- the FSD1L gene encoding FSD1-like protein isoform X2, giving the protein MDEQKETLQRIVSTLANKNDEIHNFIDMLNHTIKNVQVNSSNAISELDEEFDGLYSILDEMKGSMTNTIQQEEARKIQALQDQLSQCSNALESSEELLELAAQSLDIKDPMEFLKAARQIKDRVTMASAFRISLKPKVSDSMTHLMVDFTLERRMLQAVKFLPVPKAPEIDLAACLVADNCITVSWRMPEEDSRIDHFVLEYRKTNFDGLPRVKDEQRWELIDYIKATEYTLSGLKFDTKYMNLRVQACNKAVAGEYSDPVTLETKAFVFSLDSTSSHLNLKVEDNYVEWDPTGGKGQEKIKGKENKSSGQNPLLKSNRSGAPSPKRTSVGTRSPARSSRDHFTGESYTVLGDTAFESGQHYWEVKAQKDCKSYSVGVTYKNLGKFDQLGKTNSSWCIHINNWLQTTFSAKHNNRTKTLDLPVPDRIGVYCDFDGGQLAFYNANSKELLHTFRTKFTQPLLPGFMIWCGGLTVSTGLQVPSAVKTLQKSENGLSASTSSLNNIA; this is encoded by the exons ATGGACGAGCAGAAG GAGACTCTGCAAAGGATTGTGTCTACTCTAGCAAACAAAAATGATGAAATTCACAACTTCATTGATATGCTGAATCatacaataaaaaatgttcag GTAAACTCTTCTAATGCAATCAGTGAGTTGGATGAAGAATTTGATGGTCTGTATTCCATATTGGATGAGATGAAGGGGAGTATGACCAACACTATTCAGCAAGAAGAGGCCCGTAAAATTCAAGCCCTGCAG GATCAGCTAAGCCAGTGTAGTAATGCCTTAGAGAGttctgaagagctgctggaaCTTGCTGCACAGTCACTGGACATAAAGGACCCTATGGAATTCTTAAAG GCTGCCAGACAGATCAAAGATAG AGTCACAATGGCTTCAGCGTTCCGCATCTCTCTGAAACCAAAGGTCAGTGATAGCATGACTCATTTGATGGTGGACTTCACTCTGGAAAGGCGCATGCTCCAGGCTGTAAAGTTTTTGCCAG TCCCTAAAGCTCCAGAGATAGATCTAGCAGCATGTTTGGTTGCTGACAACTGCATAACGGTGTCGTGGAGAATGCCTGAAGAAGACAGCAGAATTGATCATTTTGTACTGGAGTACAGGAAAACCAACTTCGATGGGCTTCCTCGAGTAAAAGATGAACAGCGCTGGGAGCTGATAGACTATATTAAAGCTACTGAATATACATTATCTG GTCTGAAATTTGATACAAAATACATGAACCTTAGAGTACAAGCTTGCAACAAAGCTGTGGCAGGGGAATACTCTGATCCTGTAACTCTGGAAACCAAAG CATTTGTGTTCAGTTTGGACAGTACTTCATCTCATCTGAACTTAAAAGTTGAAGATAACTATGTTGAATGGGATCCTACTGGAGGCAAAggccaagaaaaaataaaagggaaggaaaataaaagcag TGGCCAGAATCCTCTGCTGAAGAGCAATAGAAG TGGTGCACCATCTCCAAAGAGGACATCAGTTGGCACAAGATCCCCAGCgaggagcagcagagatcaTTTTACTGGTGAATCATACACAGTGTTGG GAGACACTGCTTTTGAAAGTGGACAGCATTACTGGGAGGTGAAAGCCCAGAAGGACTGCAAATCCTACAGCGTGGGAGTAACATATAAAAACCTGGGGAAATTTGACCAGCTAGGAAAGACTAATTCAAGCTGGTGCATCCATATCAACAACTGGCTGCAAACaacattttcagcaaaacatAATAATAGAACCAAGACTCTAGATTTACCTGTTCCAGACAGAATAGGAGTATACTGCGACTTTGACGGAG GTCAGCTCGCATTCTATAATGCTAACTCGAAGGAGCTGTTACACACTTTCAGAACAAAGTTTACCCAGCCATTATTACCAGGCTTCATG
- the FSD1L gene encoding FSD1-like protein isoform X3, translating into MDEQKETLQRIVSTLANKNDEIHNFIDMLNHTIKNVQVNSSNAISELDEEFDGLYSILDEMKGSMTNTIQQEEARKIQALQDQLSQCSNALESSEELLELAAQSLDIKDPMEFLKAARQIKDRVTMASAFRISLKPKVSDSMTHLMVDFTLERRMLQAVKFLPVPKAPEIDLAACLVADNCITVSWRMPEEDSRIDHFVLEYRKTNFDGLPRVKDEQRWELIDYIKATEYTLSGLKFDTKYMNLRVQACNKAVAGEYSDPVTLETKAFVFSLDSTSSHLNLKVEDNYVEWDPTGGKGQEKIKGKENKSRSGAPSPKRTSVGTRSPARSSRDHFTGESYTVLGDTAFESGQHYWEVKAQKDCKSYSVGVTYKNLGKFDQLGKTNSSWCIHINNWLQTTFSAKHNNRTKTLDLPVPDRIGVYCDFDGGQLAFYNANSKELLHTFRTKFTQPLLPGFMIWCGGLTVSTGLQVPSAVKTLQKSENGLSASTSSLNNIA; encoded by the exons ATGGACGAGCAGAAG GAGACTCTGCAAAGGATTGTGTCTACTCTAGCAAACAAAAATGATGAAATTCACAACTTCATTGATATGCTGAATCatacaataaaaaatgttcag GTAAACTCTTCTAATGCAATCAGTGAGTTGGATGAAGAATTTGATGGTCTGTATTCCATATTGGATGAGATGAAGGGGAGTATGACCAACACTATTCAGCAAGAAGAGGCCCGTAAAATTCAAGCCCTGCAG GATCAGCTAAGCCAGTGTAGTAATGCCTTAGAGAGttctgaagagctgctggaaCTTGCTGCACAGTCACTGGACATAAAGGACCCTATGGAATTCTTAAAG GCTGCCAGACAGATCAAAGATAG AGTCACAATGGCTTCAGCGTTCCGCATCTCTCTGAAACCAAAGGTCAGTGATAGCATGACTCATTTGATGGTGGACTTCACTCTGGAAAGGCGCATGCTCCAGGCTGTAAAGTTTTTGCCAG TCCCTAAAGCTCCAGAGATAGATCTAGCAGCATGTTTGGTTGCTGACAACTGCATAACGGTGTCGTGGAGAATGCCTGAAGAAGACAGCAGAATTGATCATTTTGTACTGGAGTACAGGAAAACCAACTTCGATGGGCTTCCTCGAGTAAAAGATGAACAGCGCTGGGAGCTGATAGACTATATTAAAGCTACTGAATATACATTATCTG GTCTGAAATTTGATACAAAATACATGAACCTTAGAGTACAAGCTTGCAACAAAGCTGTGGCAGGGGAATACTCTGATCCTGTAACTCTGGAAACCAAAG CATTTGTGTTCAGTTTGGACAGTACTTCATCTCATCTGAACTTAAAAGTTGAAGATAACTATGTTGAATGGGATCCTACTGGAGGCAAAggccaagaaaaaataaaagggaaggaaaataaaagcag AAGTGGTGCACCATCTCCAAAGAGGACATCAGTTGGCACAAGATCCCCAGCgaggagcagcagagatcaTTTTACTGGTGAATCATACACAGTGTTGG GAGACACTGCTTTTGAAAGTGGACAGCATTACTGGGAGGTGAAAGCCCAGAAGGACTGCAAATCCTACAGCGTGGGAGTAACATATAAAAACCTGGGGAAATTTGACCAGCTAGGAAAGACTAATTCAAGCTGGTGCATCCATATCAACAACTGGCTGCAAACaacattttcagcaaaacatAATAATAGAACCAAGACTCTAGATTTACCTGTTCCAGACAGAATAGGAGTATACTGCGACTTTGACGGAG GTCAGCTCGCATTCTATAATGCTAACTCGAAGGAGCTGTTACACACTTTCAGAACAAAGTTTACCCAGCCATTATTACCAGGCTTCATG
- the FSD1L gene encoding FSD1-like protein isoform X4 encodes MDEQKETLQRIVSTLANKNDEIHNFIDMLNHTIKNVQVNSSNAISELDEEFDGLYSILDEMKGSMTNTIQQEEARKIQALQDQLSQCSNALESSEELLELAAQSLDIKDPMEFLKAARQIKDRVTMASAFRISLKPKVSDSMTHLMVDFTLERRMLQAVKFLPVPKAPEIDLAACLVADNCITVSWRMPEEDSRIDHFVLEYRKTNFDGLPRVKDEQRWELIDYIKATEYTLSGLKFDTKYMNLRVQACNKAVAGEYSDPVTLETKAFVFSLDSTSSHLNLKVEDNYVEWDPTGGKGQEKIKGKENKSSGAPSPKRTSVGTRSPARSSRDHFTGESYTVLGDTAFESGQHYWEVKAQKDCKSYSVGVTYKNLGKFDQLGKTNSSWCIHINNWLQTTFSAKHNNRTKTLDLPVPDRIGVYCDFDGGQLAFYNANSKELLHTFRTKFTQPLLPGFMIWCGGLTVSTGLQVPSAVKTLQKSENGLSASTSSLNNIA; translated from the exons ATGGACGAGCAGAAG GAGACTCTGCAAAGGATTGTGTCTACTCTAGCAAACAAAAATGATGAAATTCACAACTTCATTGATATGCTGAATCatacaataaaaaatgttcag GTAAACTCTTCTAATGCAATCAGTGAGTTGGATGAAGAATTTGATGGTCTGTATTCCATATTGGATGAGATGAAGGGGAGTATGACCAACACTATTCAGCAAGAAGAGGCCCGTAAAATTCAAGCCCTGCAG GATCAGCTAAGCCAGTGTAGTAATGCCTTAGAGAGttctgaagagctgctggaaCTTGCTGCACAGTCACTGGACATAAAGGACCCTATGGAATTCTTAAAG GCTGCCAGACAGATCAAAGATAG AGTCACAATGGCTTCAGCGTTCCGCATCTCTCTGAAACCAAAGGTCAGTGATAGCATGACTCATTTGATGGTGGACTTCACTCTGGAAAGGCGCATGCTCCAGGCTGTAAAGTTTTTGCCAG TCCCTAAAGCTCCAGAGATAGATCTAGCAGCATGTTTGGTTGCTGACAACTGCATAACGGTGTCGTGGAGAATGCCTGAAGAAGACAGCAGAATTGATCATTTTGTACTGGAGTACAGGAAAACCAACTTCGATGGGCTTCCTCGAGTAAAAGATGAACAGCGCTGGGAGCTGATAGACTATATTAAAGCTACTGAATATACATTATCTG GTCTGAAATTTGATACAAAATACATGAACCTTAGAGTACAAGCTTGCAACAAAGCTGTGGCAGGGGAATACTCTGATCCTGTAACTCTGGAAACCAAAG CATTTGTGTTCAGTTTGGACAGTACTTCATCTCATCTGAACTTAAAAGTTGAAGATAACTATGTTGAATGGGATCCTACTGGAGGCAAAggccaagaaaaaataaaagggaaggaaaataaaagcag TGGTGCACCATCTCCAAAGAGGACATCAGTTGGCACAAGATCCCCAGCgaggagcagcagagatcaTTTTACTGGTGAATCATACACAGTGTTGG GAGACACTGCTTTTGAAAGTGGACAGCATTACTGGGAGGTGAAAGCCCAGAAGGACTGCAAATCCTACAGCGTGGGAGTAACATATAAAAACCTGGGGAAATTTGACCAGCTAGGAAAGACTAATTCAAGCTGGTGCATCCATATCAACAACTGGCTGCAAACaacattttcagcaaaacatAATAATAGAACCAAGACTCTAGATTTACCTGTTCCAGACAGAATAGGAGTATACTGCGACTTTGACGGAG GTCAGCTCGCATTCTATAATGCTAACTCGAAGGAGCTGTTACACACTTTCAGAACAAAGTTTACCCAGCCATTATTACCAGGCTTCATG
- the FSD1L gene encoding FSD1-like protein isoform X1 produces the protein MDEQKETLQRIVSTLANKNDEIHNFIDMLNHTIKNVQVNSSNAISELDEEFDGLYSILDEMKGSMTNTIQQEEARKIQALQDQLSQCSNALESSEELLELAAQSLDIKDPMEFLKAARQIKDRVTMASAFRISLKPKVSDSMTHLMVDFTLERRMLQAVKFLPVPKAPEIDLAACLVADNCITVSWRMPEEDSRIDHFVLEYRKTNFDGLPRVKDEQRWELIDYIKATEYTLSGLKFDTKYMNLRVQACNKAVAGEYSDPVTLETKAFVFSLDSTSSHLNLKVEDNYVEWDPTGGKGQEKIKGKENKSSGQNPLLKSNRRSGAPSPKRTSVGTRSPARSSRDHFTGESYTVLGDTAFESGQHYWEVKAQKDCKSYSVGVTYKNLGKFDQLGKTNSSWCIHINNWLQTTFSAKHNNRTKTLDLPVPDRIGVYCDFDGGQLAFYNANSKELLHTFRTKFTQPLLPGFMIWCGGLTVSTGLQVPSAVKTLQKSENGLSASTSSLNNIA, from the exons ATGGACGAGCAGAAG GAGACTCTGCAAAGGATTGTGTCTACTCTAGCAAACAAAAATGATGAAATTCACAACTTCATTGATATGCTGAATCatacaataaaaaatgttcag GTAAACTCTTCTAATGCAATCAGTGAGTTGGATGAAGAATTTGATGGTCTGTATTCCATATTGGATGAGATGAAGGGGAGTATGACCAACACTATTCAGCAAGAAGAGGCCCGTAAAATTCAAGCCCTGCAG GATCAGCTAAGCCAGTGTAGTAATGCCTTAGAGAGttctgaagagctgctggaaCTTGCTGCACAGTCACTGGACATAAAGGACCCTATGGAATTCTTAAAG GCTGCCAGACAGATCAAAGATAG AGTCACAATGGCTTCAGCGTTCCGCATCTCTCTGAAACCAAAGGTCAGTGATAGCATGACTCATTTGATGGTGGACTTCACTCTGGAAAGGCGCATGCTCCAGGCTGTAAAGTTTTTGCCAG TCCCTAAAGCTCCAGAGATAGATCTAGCAGCATGTTTGGTTGCTGACAACTGCATAACGGTGTCGTGGAGAATGCCTGAAGAAGACAGCAGAATTGATCATTTTGTACTGGAGTACAGGAAAACCAACTTCGATGGGCTTCCTCGAGTAAAAGATGAACAGCGCTGGGAGCTGATAGACTATATTAAAGCTACTGAATATACATTATCTG GTCTGAAATTTGATACAAAATACATGAACCTTAGAGTACAAGCTTGCAACAAAGCTGTGGCAGGGGAATACTCTGATCCTGTAACTCTGGAAACCAAAG CATTTGTGTTCAGTTTGGACAGTACTTCATCTCATCTGAACTTAAAAGTTGAAGATAACTATGTTGAATGGGATCCTACTGGAGGCAAAggccaagaaaaaataaaagggaaggaaaataaaagcag TGGCCAGAATCCTCTGCTGAAGAGCAATAGAAG AAGTGGTGCACCATCTCCAAAGAGGACATCAGTTGGCACAAGATCCCCAGCgaggagcagcagagatcaTTTTACTGGTGAATCATACACAGTGTTGG GAGACACTGCTTTTGAAAGTGGACAGCATTACTGGGAGGTGAAAGCCCAGAAGGACTGCAAATCCTACAGCGTGGGAGTAACATATAAAAACCTGGGGAAATTTGACCAGCTAGGAAAGACTAATTCAAGCTGGTGCATCCATATCAACAACTGGCTGCAAACaacattttcagcaaaacatAATAATAGAACCAAGACTCTAGATTTACCTGTTCCAGACAGAATAGGAGTATACTGCGACTTTGACGGAG GTCAGCTCGCATTCTATAATGCTAACTCGAAGGAGCTGTTACACACTTTCAGAACAAAGTTTACCCAGCCATTATTACCAGGCTTCATG